The following coding sequences are from one Acomys russatus chromosome 16, mAcoRus1.1, whole genome shotgun sequence window:
- the LOC127200350 gene encoding keratin-associated protein 9-3-like — translation MLRLDHKLRNSSKLLNNQPTPNTMACCNTSFCGFPTCSTGGFGGSSCCQPSFCETSCFQPGCYEAGYGIGGGIGCGIGGGFGCGIGGGIGYGIGGGIGFGQQGGSGGVSSRTRWCRPDCRVEGTSLPPCCVVSSIPPTCCQLHHAQASCCRPAYCGQSCCRPACCSYCW, via the coding sequence ATGCTCAGGTTAGATCACAAACTCAGAAACTCATCCAAGCTACTCAACAACCAGCCAACTCCAAACACCATGGCCTGCTGCAATACTAGCTTCTGTGGCTTTCCCACTTGCTCCACTGGTGGCTTTGGtggctccagctgctgccagccaaGCTTTTGTGAGACCAGCTGCTTCCAGCCAGGCTGCTATGAGGCTGGATATGGCATCGGCGGCGGCATTGGCTGTGGCATCGGTGGCGGCTTTGGCTGTGGCATCGGTGGCGGCATCGGCTATGGCATCGGTGGCGGCATTGGCTTTGGCCAACAGGGTGGCAGCGGAGGCGTGAGCTCCCGCACCAGATGGTGCCGCCCAGACTGCCGCGTGGAGGGCACCAGCCTGCCCCCTTGCTGTGTGGTGAGCTCTATTCCCCCAACCTGCTGCCAGCTGCACCATGCCCAGGCCTCCTGCTGCCGCCCAGCCTACTGCGGACAGTCCTGCTGCCGCCCAGCCTGCTGCAGCTACTGCTGGTAA
- the LOC127200348 gene encoding keratin-associated protein 9-3-like, which translates to MACCATSFCGFPTCSTGGTCGSNCCQPSCSQSSCCQPSCSQSSCCQPSCSQSSCCQPSCSQSSCCQPSCCQTSCCGTGGGQQGGSGAVSCRIRWCRPDCRVEGTCLPPCCVVSCTPPTCCQLHHAQASCCRPSYCGQSCCRPACCCHCCQPSCSQSSCCQPSCSEPSC; encoded by the coding sequence ATGGCCTGCTGTGCTACTAGCTTCTGTGGCTTTCCCACTTGCTCCACTGGTGGCACCTGTGGCTCTAACTGCTGTCAGCCCAGCTGCTCCcagtccagctgctgccagcccagctgctcccagtccagctgctgccagcccagctgctcccagtccagctgctgccagcccagctgctcccagtccagctgctgccagcccagctgctgtcAGACCAGCTGTTGTGGAACTGGCGGTGGCCAGCAGGGTGGCAGTGGAGCCGTGAGCTGCCGCATCAGATGGTGCCGCCCAGACTGCCGCGTGGAGGGCACCTGCCTGCCCCCATGCTGTGTGGTGAGCTGCACACCCCCAACCTGCTGCCAGCTGCACCATGCCCAGGCCTCCTGCTGCCGTCCATCCTACTGTGGACAGTCCTGCTGCCGCCcagcctgctgctgccactgctgccagcccagctgctcccaatccagctgctgccagcccagctgctctgAGCCCAGCTGTTAA
- the LOC127200349 gene encoding keratin-associated protein 9-3-like translates to MACCATSFCGFPTCSTGGTCGSSCCQPSCCQPSCSQSSCCRPSCCQSSCCRPSCCQSSCCQPSCSQTSCCQPSCSQASCCQPSCSQTSCCQPSCCQTSCCGTGGGQQGGSGAVSCRIRWCRPDCRVEGTCLPPCCVVSCTPPTCCQLHHAQASCCRPAYCGQSCCRPACCCHCCQPSCSQSSCCQPSCSEPSCCEPTC, encoded by the coding sequence ATGGCCTGCTGCGCTACCAGCTTCTGTGGTTTCCCCACATGTTCCACTGGTGGCACCTGTGGTTCTAGCTGCTGCCAGCCCAGTTGCTGCCAACCTAGCTGCTCCCAGTCCAGCTGCTGCCGGCCTAGCTGCTGCCAATCCAGCTGCTGCCGGCCTAGCTGCTGCCAATCCAGTTGCTGCCAACCCAGCTGCTCCCAGACCAGCTGTTGCCAGCCCAGCTGCTCCCAGGCCAGCTGCTGCCAACCTAGCTGCTCCCAgaccagctgctgccagcccagctgctgtcAGACCAGCTGTTGTGGAACTGGCGGTGGCCAGCAGGGTGGCAGTGGAGCCGTGAGCTGCCGCATCAGATGGTGCCGCCCAGACTGCCGCGTGGAGGGCACCTGCCTGCCCCCATGCTGTGTGGTGAGCTGCACACCCCCAACCTGCTGCCAGCTGCACCATGCCCAGGCCTCCTGCTGCCGCCCAGCCTACTGCGGACAGTCCTGCTGCCGCCcagcctgctgctgccactgctgccagcccagctgctcccaatccagctgctgccagcccagtTGCTCTGAGCCCAGCTGCTGTGAGCCTACCTGTTAA